A window of Zestosphaera sp. genomic DNA:
AGGCGGCGCTTAAGTCTTTAGGTGTTAAGCCTCTCTCCAGCTCCTTCGAAGAGAGGAAGAACATTCTTAGAGAGACTCTCTTCCTCAGGAGGGTCACGTCTTTCGTTATAGGAGTGATAACTATATCTCTGTCCATGTACTCGATGATATCAGGTCAAGACTTCTTAACCAACGCAGAGTACTTGCTCGCGCTTCTAGCCGTAACTGCGGTAAGTCTAAACTACGACATAGTTGTTCGGGGGGTGAGAGCACTATTACTGCTCACGCCAGTCATGGACTCATTAATATCTGTCTCATCCTTCTCAACGCTAGTCGCGGGTCTAGCAGGGATTACAGGCATCTTACGGTATGAAGGTCTCCACACGGCATCATTCTTTGAAGCATCTGCTGGTGTGATAGGATTCGTTGGTTTAGGGAAGTACATTGAAGAGAGGCTGAGAAAGCGAGCGTCTAAAGCTCTTGAAGAACTCCTGACTTCGTTAAGGAGTAGAGCTAGAGTCGTGAGTGATGGGGGTATTGTGGAGAAGCCTGTTTCAGAGATTAAGCCAGGTGATGTAGTAGAGGTGAGGGCAGGTGAGGTAGTACCAGTTGATGGCGTAGTAGTGGAGGGTTCAGGCTATGTTGATGAATCGAGCTTTACTGGAGAGCCTCTACCAAGATTAAAAAGAGACAGTAGTAGAGACCCCGTCTTGGCCGGGTGTATATTGACTTCAGGCTACTTGAGAGTGAGAGCTACTCGAGTTGGAGATGATACACTCATAGCTTACATAGCTGAGACTGTCAGGGAGGCTGAGTCACTGAGGCCTAGGCTTGCTAGGATAGCCGACAAGATAGTAGGGTACTTCACGTGGGTCGTCATAGCGATAGCGACAACTACCTTCACTTACTGGTCTGTAGTTACTGGCGACCCCCTAAAGGGCGTAATGTTCATGGCAGCAGTACTAGCTGTTGCTTGCCCCTGCGCACTCGGTATTGCAACACCTCTAGTTATTTCAGTAGCTGTACATAAGTCTTCTAGAAATAGTGTACTCATAAAAGCAGGCGACGTCTTCGAGAGGATTCTCACGTCAAATGCGGTCTTGCTTGATAAGACAGGCACTCTAACAGTGGGGAAGCCGACGCTACTGAATATTCATGTTGTGGGGAGTGCGCGTGTTGAGGAAGTGCTGTCGTTACTCTGTAGTGTAGAGTCTAAGAGTGAGCACCCCCTTTCTAGACCTATAGTCGAGGCCTGCATAGAACGCGGCATAAGATTCAGTGACTCAGAAGAGTACGCACACATCCCTGGAGAAGGAGTCTTCGGCGTAGTCGGTAATAGAAAAATTGCAGCAGGCAATCTAAGTTTGGTTGAAAAACTCGGTATTCAAGTCAGTAAAGAGCTGGAAGACCTCATAGTAGAGATTGGCTCTAGAGGACGTACACCAGTTATCGTAACCTCAGACACAGAAGTCCTCGCAGTCCTTGAGATAGGTGACGAACTAAGAAGTGAGGCGCCGGCAATCGTGGAAGAGCTTAAGCAACAAGGTTTCCGAGTTGGACTCGCTAGCGGTGATGTGGAGGCTAGCGTTAAGTATTTCGAGAGGATTCTCAAGCTAGACTTCTCGTTCTGGGAGCTTAGACCAGGTGATAAAGCTAACTTAATAAGAGATCTCCAGGGCAAGGGCTTCAAGATAGTGTTTGTCGGTGACGGTGTCAATGACGCGCCCGCAATAAGTGTAGCTAACGTCGGCATAGCGATGGGCGGGGGTGCTGATGTATCTAAAGAAGCAGGTGACGTGGTAATACTCAACAGCAACTTGAAGGCAATAACCTTCCTAGTAAAACTCAGTAAAGTTGTCAAGAAGAAGATGCTACAGAACATAGGGTGGGCCTTCATCTATAACGCGACACTGATACCGGTAGCGGCCGGGTTATTATACCATTACGGCATATTCATAACGCCTGAGATGGCCGCAGCAGCCATGATCTTAAGTGACGTAAGCGTCATATCAAACGCGCTACTCATGCCTGACGTAACCTAACACAAGCTACGAGCGCGTCAATCAGCGTGTCAGCCGGAATAACCTCAGAACTTTAAATATGGGTATTCAGTCGCGGGAGACATAGTCAAAAACCTGCGTGTTGCGTACCTCTAAAAAGTGGGAATTACCTAGAGAAAAACTTAATTTTAGGGAAACTAGAGATATTCTAGAAGTGCCGGGGTGCCCGAGCGGTCTAAGGGGGTGGGCTCGAGTCATGTCCGGCGTTTGCGTGAGACCCACTGCCCCCTACGGGGCACGCGGGTTCAAATCCCGCCCCCGGCGCCAGCAAGTTTCCGCTTCGTTTGTTGGTTTGCTTTCATAGGTTGGGTGTTAGGAGAATAAGAAATATTTTAAAGGAGCTTCAGGGAATTTACTTAAGGTCGGATGAGTTGAGTGAAGAATTTGAGAAAGTGCTTGTCAGGACCTCTCGAGACGCTTTCGTTGTTTTCGTCGGTAATTTCTTGTCTACTCTCTTCTTAGCTGTTTCAGCTATAATAGTTGCTAGGTTGTTGCAACCAGAAAATTATGGGATTTACTCAGTATCTCTGTTAGTCTCTAGCGTCTTACTACTCTTTACAGATTTCGGGATTGATTCAGCGCTCGTAAAGTATGTTTCTAAATTCAACGCCTTAAGAAAAGAAGAGATAGTGAAGGAAGTAGTCTTTAAGGGTCTCGTACTTAAGCTCTTTGTAGTTTCCGTAGTTTCAGTTGTGAATTACTTATTCGCGTTTGAGCTGTCTACGACTCTGGCTGAAAGACCCGAGCTCGCTTACTACGTTAGCTTAACATCTATCCTCACTTTCTCTACTGCTTTAATGAATTCTTTTCTAGCTATAATGACTGCTTTAGGGCGTATGAAGCTTAGGTCTTTCGTCATGATCATGCAGTCACTAACTAAGCTTTTGTTAAGTCCTCTACTAGTCTTGCTGGGTTTTGGAGTGCTTGGAGCTCTGCTCGGACACATAGCAAGCTATGTTGTGTCTTGTGTTACGGGCTTCGTAGTAATGCTCAGCTACGTTAAGTTGAAGAAGCCTCGTGAGAACATTGTGAGGTCTTACGACTTAGTAAGGTTTGGATTACCGCTGTATTTATCAGGCTTACTCAGCGTTGTTCTGCAGAGATTCCAGTACGTCATGCTAGCTAGGATAGCTACTAATGCCGAACTAGGTAATATGCAGGCAGCTAACCAATTCATATCTCTGATTACACTCACTATAGCTCCTTTCTCAATAACTCTGTTTCCGGTGTTTTCAAGTCTTGAGGTTAGGGGTGCGTGGAGAGAGATAAACGAACTGCTGAATAACGTGCTGAAGTACATGTCCATATTTACAGTTCAGGTAGCCTTAATGATCGGGGTGTTCTCGCAAGACGTGATAAGACTTATTTACGGCAGGTTGTACGTGACAGCACCCCTCTACCTAACCTTAATGTCTGTCGGGTACGTGTACGCGCCCTTCACAGTGACGCTGAGTGCTCTGCTAAGCGGTCTAGGAAGAACTAAAGACTTACTATATTCTTCAGCAATTCAGTTACTCATTATGATGCCAGTGAGCTACTTGCTAATATCTAGTGCAGGTCCTGAAGGATACGCAATAGCTCTGTCTTTAACTGGGCTCCCAGTACTCACGTACCTCCTGCTGGTATCTAGAGAACTGAACGTGAACGTGAGTTGGAGGTCTCTAGCGAAAATCTACGTGATCTCGCTCTTATCTGTCTTGATAGCAACACCAACTCAGCACCTAGTAGAGAACTACATAATCAGGTTATTCACAGAGTTACTAATCTCGATAATTACATACATAACACTCTTAGTATTTGCTAACAGCATCAGCTGGAGAGACTATGAAATCCTTAAAAAGACGTTTGGGGGGATCCCACTATTCGGTAAGGTCTTGAGTGCCTTCTTAGAAGTCGGGAGGCTCTTACTTCAAGTGAGAGATAAGTATTTAGGGAGAGTGACCTCAAGCGACGAAGGTAGTAGTTGAGTAGCTTGTTGCTCTGCAGTTATGACTTAAGCATTGCTTAGCTTAAGAGATACATGGCTGTTGTGAAGTAAGTGGTTGCCGTCACTACGTCTCCTATTGTCGTTATTATCGGTGCAGAGACTCCTGCAGGGTCTACACGTAGCTTAGCTAATAAGAGAGGCAGTAGAGACCCTATTGCGTCAGTTAGTAACATAGAGACTAGTAAGGCGACACTAACTATTAAACCTACTTGAGTAGCGTAAGGCAGGTTACCACTGTATGAGAAGTAAGTTATCGTGAAGGCAATTAGGAATGCTACAGGTAGTAAGATTGAAGCCATACATAATGAGGTCAGCACCTCCTTGTGCAGGACTCTCAAGAAGTCTTTAGGCTTAATCTCTCCTAAAGCGAGACTCCTGATTATGAAGGTTGATGCTTGAGAACCAATATTACCGGAGTTATCTGCGAGCATTGGCAAGAAAGCCGCGAGTACTGCAACCCTCTCGATAATCCCGACGAAAGAAGCAACGATGCTTCCTGTTATAGCGTTCATTAAGTATAGGAAGAGTATTGGAGGCACTCTGCGCACGATGATAGACCTGATGTCGGCACTGACGTAACTACTCTTAATAACGTCCGTGAATCCGCCGAACTTAACCAAGTCTTCAGAGAATTCCGCGACAGCAACGTCTAGCACGTCATCTAAGGTGACTATCCCTAACAACTTGCCGTCTTTATCGATAACCGGGAGTTCTGAGAGGTCGTAAGTAACTGCTAGTTTAGCTGCCACTTCACGATCTGAGAAGGGGTCGACCGTCACAGGGACTTTACCGACAACGTCTTTGAGTTGCTTGTTTCTAGGTTTAGTGAGTAGAGACTTGACCTCCACCCAACCTATTAGCTTGCCTTCCGAGTCAACCACGTACACGTAATTGTGTTTGTCGTATGCTCCGGAACTCTCTTTAGCTAAGTACTCCTTAATGACTTCCTCTACTATGAGTGAAGACTTGAAAATAGGTATTCTAGTAGTCATTATGCCTCCAATACTTTCTGGAGGATATTTAAGCAACTCAGATATTTCCTTAGCTTTCTGGGGTGGTAACAAACTAAGTACCTTACTTCCAGTCTTAGGTGGCAGTTTCTGCACTAAGTCTACAGCCTCGTCTACGGGCATCTTACTAATTAACTCTAGTAGCTCATCTAGTCCTTTAAGAGAAGTTATCTCACTTAAAAGATCTTCACTCAACTTAGATATGACTGAACTCATATTATGTAAGGGTATGTGCGGTATCATCTTAGTTCTTAACTCAGGTCCCGCACGCTCGAGAATTTCCTTTATCATGTAGGGGTCTAGACTAGCTAAGAAGTCTTTTAATGACGCTACATCACCTTCTTCAACCAGCTCCTCAATCTTCTCTAAGATCTCTGAACTCACTACCCACACCAAAACTTTAGAAAATCTGGAATTAATAATTAGGTGCGTGCCGAATGATGCATTACTTAAATATGCTTTCTGAAGTTATAGTATAGGGGTTAATTTGAGTGATGCGTGTATTGAGGCGCTTCTTAAGAGGCGTAGCATAAGAGTGTTCAAAGATGCTGAAGTACCTCTAGACATGGTCCTTAAAGCTATTGAAGTAGCTAGGTATGCACCGAGTGCCGGGAACAAACAGCCGTGGAAGTTCATAATAATTCGTGATACTAAGAGGATTGAGAGTCTGGCAAAGTCGCTCAGGTATTCTAAGCCTCTCATGAATGCCAAGGTTGCCGTCTTAGTTCTCGCTAACAAAGAAGAATCACCGACTTCATACATGGTTGATGCTTCCCTAGCTGCTATGTACTTCTGGCTTGCTCTTCACTGTATGGGACTAGGCGCTGTCTGGATACAGACTCTGCGAAACATAAATGAATTACTAGAGTTCGTTAACGCACCGCAAGATTACGTTCCTGTAGCACTCTTCGCGATAGGGTGGCCGGCGGAACAGCCCGAGCCTAGAGAGAGGAAACAGCTGAGTGAAATAACCTACCTAGAGAAATACGGCGAGAGCATCAAGACTTAAGCATCGTTTATTAAGTCCTCTACTGAGACGTAGCGAACTACTTCTCACAAGATTTTGCAAGTGAAAAACTTAACTAACAGTCAATAAGAGTTCTGGCTTCTTGATACGGTGTTTTAAGAATCTTAAGACTTAAATATTGCTTATCATACATATACTCATGGGAGTAGTGCTTCAGTGAGGGTATCTGAAGCAAGCTCATCTCATGGTTTTGTTCTAGGGATAAGCGAATTAGATGAGAAGCTAGGTGATTCTCTAAGATACGGCGCGATGGTCTCGATAATAGGTGCTTCAGGAACAGGTAAAACCATTCTTGCAACAACTGTGTGCTACTCAAACGCTTTAAGAGGTCATCCCTGCCTATACGCGTCACTACAAGAATTCAAAGACAGGTTCTACAAGAACTTCGCGAGACTTGGTTTTGATTTGAGAGAACTAGAGAGTAGGGGTTTATTCAAGTTTGTGACTCTCACAATACCTGGAACCTCAGAAATAGTTGAGGAGCTTGTGAGTATGCTAGAGAATGAAGTGATAGCAGGTAAAACGAGAGTTCTCGTAATAGATTCTCTAACACCTCTACTTAGAGTAATGAGAGACAACGTAAGTGGGAGAGCGTTTCTTCAGAACAACTTATATACACTATCTAAGCTCCTTAACGGGCTCTTAGTAATTACATTAGAAGAAACTGGGACAGACGAAACGATGCGCGCGGATGTCGAGCACGTTTCTGACATAGTGATACACTTACGTGCAGAGTCCAACAAAAGACTGCTTACCCGATTTGCTAGCCTCATCAAAACTAGGGGTGCCCAGATATTCCCAGTAGAGATTCCATTCACGATCGAGGAAGGACGAGGAATAAAATTCTGGCATCTTACGTTAATTAAGGAAATTCCTAACCCACTAGAGAGTAAGTTGCTGTTCCCGTGTAGGACATTAGGAGATAGCGTGAAAGAAGCAAGCTTAAACAGCGTAGTAAGCCTAGTCTCCACGACAAGGCCAGTCCCGCTGACAGAGATAGTCACTCTAATATATGCTACGATGCTACTTAACAACTTAAATAAAGTCCTCATATTCTCATATATGTTGCCTACTAAGAAAATAATTGATGAGTTCCGTAAAGCGGCTTCAGGAGACGAAGTCGTGTCAGAAGCTATAAACAAACTAATCACTGATAAAATATTGGTTAAGTCATTGAATCCCTCTTCTATGACTTTGCAAGAGCTATATGGAGAAGAACTCAATACAATAAGAGAGTATAATCCAGACGCAGTAGTTTTCCTAGACACTCAAGTTCCTGAAGCTATCCACGCACGCGAGAACCCGATAGAGTATATAAAGCTATTGCGTGATCAAGCACTATACAGTAAGCAATCAGGCAGACTGCTAATTAGGTTTAGTAACTACTCGTCAGAAGAGTTTATTAAGTCACTCCAATTAATAAGTGACGTAACAATAATACTAGATAAGGAGAAAGTAATTATACAAACAAGCTACGGAAGCAGTTTCGAGATTCCTGCAGAAGCTTTTAGAAATTGTCTGATAGAGTGTAGAGACCTTATAAGAAAACAAAAAATTTAGTTAAGACTGCTTCAGAGGATGTGAGGCAATAAGAGGTCATAGTTCACTAGAGCGAGTGCGAGAGCGTAGCTTGTAAGGCTGAATAAGAAGTCCTTAAGACACGATATAAGTACTGGCACGATATAATCTGGAGGAGTCAGTAATGAGTGCTTCCTTAGATAGTCTTGAGAAGAGAATGTATGATAAGATAGGAGACTTGCTAGATTCTTGTAGAGATTTCTGTGGTGAGAAGTCATTTGTTGATGTGCCAAGCCTTAAAGAAGGCATTTTCTACAAGAACTGCGAGTATTGCATAATAAAAACTTTCTTGGATTCTCTCGAAGCACCTACATACTCGCTCTTAACTATTGAGGGCAGGTATCTAGAGTATGTTGTGTTAGGAGACTACGTAGTGGAGGTAAGTGAAGAATATATTCAGTTCATACGTTTCGATGACGTTGCTGAGTACGTGAGAGACCTGGTAGAGTTTAACATAGTAGATAACGACTCAGCTAACGAACTAATGTCTTGGCTGTCTACATTCCTTAAACGATAAAGCTCGTCAGACACTGGTAAGTCTTGCCGCGCGTCTATTTAGTTGAAGAAAAAAACTTATTTAAAGGACTCCAGTATTTTGTGTTTAGGTGGAAATGATGAGATTCTACATAGCTAGTGAGGAAGACATACTTAACGGCAAGATAACAGACATATACTTTGTTAGGACTAAGAAGATCCTTAAAGCGAAGGGACTTGAAAATGTGAGGGTTAGGATGGAAGTACATGTTCTCGACTTGCCTAAAGGGCATGAATGGGCTGTCTACGCAGGACTTGAAGAAGCTCTTTATCTGCTCAAAGGTAAACCTCTTAACGTGTATTCTCTGCCTGAAGGAACTCTAATAAGAGAGTATACTCCA
This region includes:
- a CDS encoding ATPase domain-containing protein — encoded protein: MRVSEASSSHGFVLGISELDEKLGDSLRYGAMVSIIGASGTGKTILATTVCYSNALRGHPCLYASLQEFKDRFYKNFARLGFDLRELESRGLFKFVTLTIPGTSEIVEELVSMLENEVIAGKTRVLVIDSLTPLLRVMRDNVSGRAFLQNNLYTLSKLLNGLLVITLEETGTDETMRADVEHVSDIVIHLRAESNKRLLTRFASLIKTRGAQIFPVEIPFTIEEGRGIKFWHLTLIKEIPNPLESKLLFPCRTLGDSVKEASLNSVVSLVSTTRPVPLTEIVTLIYATMLLNNLNKVLIFSYMLPTKKIIDEFRKAASGDEVVSEAINKLITDKILVKSLNPSSMTLQELYGEELNTIREYNPDAVVFLDTQVPEAIHARENPIEYIKLLRDQALYSKQSGRLLIRFSNYSSEEFIKSLQLISDVTIILDKEKVIIQTSYGSSFEIPAEAFRNCLIECRDLIRKQKI
- a CDS encoding oligosaccharide flippase family protein, producing the protein MGVRRIRNILKELQGIYLRSDELSEEFEKVLVRTSRDAFVVFVGNFLSTLFLAVSAIIVARLLQPENYGIYSVSLLVSSVLLLFTDFGIDSALVKYVSKFNALRKEEIVKEVVFKGLVLKLFVVSVVSVVNYLFAFELSTTLAERPELAYYVSLTSILTFSTALMNSFLAIMTALGRMKLRSFVMIMQSLTKLLLSPLLVLLGFGVLGALLGHIASYVVSCVTGFVVMLSYVKLKKPRENIVRSYDLVRFGLPLYLSGLLSVVLQRFQYVMLARIATNAELGNMQAANQFISLITLTIAPFSITLFPVFSSLEVRGAWREINELLNNVLKYMSIFTVQVALMIGVFSQDVIRLIYGRLYVTAPLYLTLMSVGYVYAPFTVTLSALLSGLGRTKDLLYSSAIQLLIMMPVSYLLISSAGPEGYAIALSLTGLPVLTYLLLVSRELNVNVSWRSLAKIYVISLLSVLIATPTQHLVENYIIRLFTELLISIITYITLLVFANSISWRDYEILKKTFGGIPLFGKVLSAFLEVGRLLLQVRDKYLGRVTSSDEGSS
- a CDS encoding heavy metal translocating P-type ATPase, coding for MVFLSGIVKTRLKVVGVDCPTCSYAIEKSINSLGCVKSFKIDINSGVAEVTYYGDRCKLRDIYRAIRDAGYDVEKEKLYVSVTGFGSEEVLLLESRILGIQGVLDLRISVTSGIATILYNTLETSRETLEAALKSLGVKPLSSSFEERKNILRETLFLRRVTSFVIGVITISLSMYSMISGQDFLTNAEYLLALLAVTAVSLNYDIVVRGVRALLLLTPVMDSLISVSSFSTLVAGLAGITGILRYEGLHTASFFEASAGVIGFVGLGKYIEERLRKRASKALEELLTSLRSRARVVSDGGIVEKPVSEIKPGDVVEVRAGEVVPVDGVVVEGSGYVDESSFTGEPLPRLKRDSSRDPVLAGCILTSGYLRVRATRVGDDTLIAYIAETVREAESLRPRLARIADKIVGYFTWVVIAIATTTFTYWSVVTGDPLKGVMFMAAVLAVACPCALGIATPLVISVAVHKSSRNSVLIKAGDVFERILTSNAVLLDKTGTLTVGKPTLLNIHVVGSARVEEVLSLLCSVESKSEHPLSRPIVEACIERGIRFSDSEEYAHIPGEGVFGVVGNRKIAAGNLSLVEKLGIQVSKELEDLIVEIGSRGRTPVIVTSDTEVLAVLEIGDELRSEAPAIVEELKQQGFRVGLASGDVEASVKYFERILKLDFSFWELRPGDKANLIRDLQGKGFKIVFVGDGVNDAPAISVANVGIAMGGGADVSKEAGDVVILNSNLKAITFLVKLSKVVKKKMLQNIGWAFIYNATLIPVAAGLLYHYGIFITPEMAAAAMILSDVSVISNALLMPDVT
- a CDS encoding nitroreductase family protein; the encoded protein is MSDACIEALLKRRSIRVFKDAEVPLDMVLKAIEVARYAPSAGNKQPWKFIIIRDTKRIESLAKSLRYSKPLMNAKVAVLVLANKEESPTSYMVDASLAAMYFWLALHCMGLGAVWIQTLRNINELLEFVNAPQDYVPVALFAIGWPAEQPEPRERKQLSEITYLEKYGESIKT
- the mgtE gene encoding magnesium transporter, which encodes MSSEILEKIEELVEEGDVASLKDFLASLDPYMIKEILERAGPELRTKMIPHIPLHNMSSVISKLSEDLLSEITSLKGLDELLELISKMPVDEAVDLVQKLPPKTGSKVLSLLPPQKAKEISELLKYPPESIGGIMTTRIPIFKSSLIVEEVIKEYLAKESSGAYDKHNYVYVVDSEGKLIGWVEVKSLLTKPRNKQLKDVVGKVPVTVDPFSDREVAAKLAVTYDLSELPVIDKDGKLLGIVTLDDVLDVAVAEFSEDLVKFGGFTDVIKSSYVSADIRSIIVRRVPPILFLYLMNAITGSIVASFVGIIERVAVLAAFLPMLADNSGNIGSQASTFIIRSLALGEIKPKDFLRVLHKEVLTSLCMASILLPVAFLIAFTITYFSYSGNLPYATQVGLIVSVALLVSMLLTDAIGSLLPLLLAKLRVDPAGVSAPIITTIGDVVTATTYFTTAMYLLS